In Alligator mississippiensis isolate rAllMis1 chromosome 10, rAllMis1, whole genome shotgun sequence, one DNA window encodes the following:
- the CCL22 gene encoding C-C motif chemokine 22 isoform X1, protein MKSSSVLRLILLLGLWILERLVAGQPKSFVGCATMCKGFTKELPLRLLKSYKKTDPSCPKSVIIFVTKKSREICANPEDSWVKERVRELDQKNAPPTLSPSNPISFVSAQEKAGIFQRVIGGVMSSATQTSGPGCVTRPMDSPSHTAGVTLSEAVNVSTVRAEGTNFPILLAQEAMGLFTKTSSLFPDTNTATYSEPATYGSKVSMRLVSHPTYAPDTSLSGLTPYAVRRPESFTESTEPSISRKADAPTTDHYRFILHSTLVMTGSQSNIGSTEESTGSPASAISDVPGTVPNIFNSDPTWIMKGFDRFTVSTGKSTGATVSPVTDKSDAIPRRFTSDAPSIESSSGSTIFQTTLALLKSVPSKPAEEFTLMGRVMESYTLTLADGVKGSVAVTGLTTHSSVEGETSSFSKNRDNTRQVGSDSASRGEDNTSNHSYHVQKEDSSQSIPESISPADTSVFISTTSLEMNRARMPTEIPDIPLASSLSFLARYQTLVYSLVFLAAVLCVGTAVIYIKSMALGGKVAKEMVQGVLYSQQRYEAINYSVDI, encoded by the exons ATGAAAAGCTCTTCTGTCTTGCGCCTTATACTGTTGCTAGGGCTGTGGATTTTGGAAAGACTGGTTGCAG GACAACCAAAATCATTTGTTGGATGTGCAACAATGTGTAAGGGTTTTACAAAAGAATTACCCCTGAGGCTGTTGAAGAGCTACAAGAAAACAGACCCATCCTGTCCCAAGTCTGTTATCAT ATTTGTTACTAAAAAGTCCAGGGAGATTTGTGCAAATCCAGAGGACAGCTGGGTGAAGGAGAGAGTCAGGGAACTTGACCAAAAGAATGCCCCTCCAACTCTTTCACCTTCAAATCCCATCAGTTTTGTATCAGCACAAGAAAAGGCAGGCATATTTCAGAGAGTTATTGGAGGTGTCATGTCCTCTGCAACACAAACCAGTGGCCCAGGCTGTGTCACCAGGCCCATGGATTCTCCTAGTCACACAGCTGGCGTAACACTTTCAGAGGCAGTAAATGTTTCTACTGTAAGGGCAGAGGGTACAAATTTTCCCATATTGCTTGCACAAgaagctatggggctctttacaAAAActtcctctttgtttccagatacTAACACTGCTACATACTCTGAGCCTGCTACATATGGCAGCAAGGTTTCCATGAGACTTGTTTCACATCCAACATATGCACCAGACACCAGCCTCAGTGGACTGACTCCATATGCTGTGAGAAGGCCTGAGAGTTTTACAGAATCCACAGAACCTTCTATAAGTAGAAAAGCTGATGCGCCAACCACTGACCATTACAGATTTATTTTACATTCTACACTGGTCATGACAGGATCTCAGAGCAATATAGGATCTACAGAAGAATCCACAGGATCTCCTGCAAGTGCAATATCTGATGTGCCAGGCACTGTTCCCAATATATTTAATTCTGATCCTACGTGGATCATGAAAGGGTTTGACAGGTTCACAGTATCAACAGGTAAATCCACAGGAGCTACAGTAAGTCCAGTAACTGACAAATCAGATGCTATTCCTAGAAGATTTACTTCAGATGCCCCATCCATTGAAAGCAGTTCTGGGAGTACCATATTCCAGACAACACTTGCCCTACTAAAATCTGTTCCCAGCAAGCCTGCTGAAGAGTTTACATTGATGGGAAGAGTGATGGAGAGCTACACTCTGACACTTGCAGATGGTGTGAAAGGAAGTGTTGCTGTCACAGGACTCACTACACACTCCTCTGTTGAAGGAGAAACTAGTTCATTCAGTAAGAACAGAGATAATACAAGACAGGTTGGTAGTGACTCTGCTTCCAGGGGTGAAGATAACACCTCTAACCATTCATATCATGTACAAAAGGAAGATTCTTCTCAGTCCATTCCTGAATCCATTTCACCAGCAGACACTTCAGTCTTTATCAGCACAACATCCCTAGAAATGAACCGAGCCAGGATGCCTACAGAAATACCAGATATACCATTGGCATCTTCGCTCAGCTTTCTGGCTCGATACCAAACCCTTGTCTACAGTCTGGTTTTCTTGGCAGCTGTTCTGTGTGTTGGCACTGCAGTCATATACATAAAGTCAATGGCCCTTGGTGGAAAAGTAGCTAAAGAAATGGTACAAGGCGTGCTTTATAGTCAGCAACGCTATGAAGCTATTAACTATTCAGTGGACATCTGA
- the CCL22 gene encoding C-C motif chemokine 22 isoform X2, giving the protein MYVTLFALGQPKSFVGCATMCKGFTKELPLRLLKSYKKTDPSCPKSVIIFVTKKSREICANPEDSWVKERVRELDQKNAPPTLSPSNPISFVSAQEKAGIFQRVIGGVMSSATQTSGPGCVTRPMDSPSHTAGVTLSEAVNVSTVRAEGTNFPILLAQEAMGLFTKTSSLFPDTNTATYSEPATYGSKVSMRLVSHPTYAPDTSLSGLTPYAVRRPESFTESTEPSISRKADAPTTDHYRFILHSTLVMTGSQSNIGSTEESTGSPASAISDVPGTVPNIFNSDPTWIMKGFDRFTVSTGKSTGATVSPVTDKSDAIPRRFTSDAPSIESSSGSTIFQTTLALLKSVPSKPAEEFTLMGRVMESYTLTLADGVKGSVAVTGLTTHSSVEGETSSFSKNRDNTRQVGSDSASRGEDNTSNHSYHVQKEDSSQSIPESISPADTSVFISTTSLEMNRARMPTEIPDIPLASSLSFLARYQTLVYSLVFLAAVLCVGTAVIYIKSMALGGKVAKEMVQGVLYSQQRYEAINYSVDI; this is encoded by the exons ATGTATGTCACACTTTTTGCCTTAGGACAACCAAAATCATTTGTTGGATGTGCAACAATGTGTAAGGGTTTTACAAAAGAATTACCCCTGAGGCTGTTGAAGAGCTACAAGAAAACAGACCCATCCTGTCCCAAGTCTGTTATCAT ATTTGTTACTAAAAAGTCCAGGGAGATTTGTGCAAATCCAGAGGACAGCTGGGTGAAGGAGAGAGTCAGGGAACTTGACCAAAAGAATGCCCCTCCAACTCTTTCACCTTCAAATCCCATCAGTTTTGTATCAGCACAAGAAAAGGCAGGCATATTTCAGAGAGTTATTGGAGGTGTCATGTCCTCTGCAACACAAACCAGTGGCCCAGGCTGTGTCACCAGGCCCATGGATTCTCCTAGTCACACAGCTGGCGTAACACTTTCAGAGGCAGTAAATGTTTCTACTGTAAGGGCAGAGGGTACAAATTTTCCCATATTGCTTGCACAAgaagctatggggctctttacaAAAActtcctctttgtttccagatacTAACACTGCTACATACTCTGAGCCTGCTACATATGGCAGCAAGGTTTCCATGAGACTTGTTTCACATCCAACATATGCACCAGACACCAGCCTCAGTGGACTGACTCCATATGCTGTGAGAAGGCCTGAGAGTTTTACAGAATCCACAGAACCTTCTATAAGTAGAAAAGCTGATGCGCCAACCACTGACCATTACAGATTTATTTTACATTCTACACTGGTCATGACAGGATCTCAGAGCAATATAGGATCTACAGAAGAATCCACAGGATCTCCTGCAAGTGCAATATCTGATGTGCCAGGCACTGTTCCCAATATATTTAATTCTGATCCTACGTGGATCATGAAAGGGTTTGACAGGTTCACAGTATCAACAGGTAAATCCACAGGAGCTACAGTAAGTCCAGTAACTGACAAATCAGATGCTATTCCTAGAAGATTTACTTCAGATGCCCCATCCATTGAAAGCAGTTCTGGGAGTACCATATTCCAGACAACACTTGCCCTACTAAAATCTGTTCCCAGCAAGCCTGCTGAAGAGTTTACATTGATGGGAAGAGTGATGGAGAGCTACACTCTGACACTTGCAGATGGTGTGAAAGGAAGTGTTGCTGTCACAGGACTCACTACACACTCCTCTGTTGAAGGAGAAACTAGTTCATTCAGTAAGAACAGAGATAATACAAGACAGGTTGGTAGTGACTCTGCTTCCAGGGGTGAAGATAACACCTCTAACCATTCATATCATGTACAAAAGGAAGATTCTTCTCAGTCCATTCCTGAATCCATTTCACCAGCAGACACTTCAGTCTTTATCAGCACAACATCCCTAGAAATGAACCGAGCCAGGATGCCTACAGAAATACCAGATATACCATTGGCATCTTCGCTCAGCTTTCTGGCTCGATACCAAACCCTTGTCTACAGTCTGGTTTTCTTGGCAGCTGTTCTGTGTGTTGGCACTGCAGTCATATACATAAAGTCAATGGCCCTTGGTGGAAAAGTAGCTAAAGAAATGGTACAAGGCGTGCTTTATAGTCAGCAACGCTATGAAGCTATTAACTATTCAGTGGACATCTGA
- the CCL22 gene encoding C-C motif chemokine 22 isoform X3, which translates to MCKGFTKELPLRLLKSYKKTDPSCPKSVIIFVTKKSREICANPEDSWVKERVRELDQKNAPPTLSPSNPISFVSAQEKAGIFQRVIGGVMSSATQTSGPGCVTRPMDSPSHTAGVTLSEAVNVSTVRAEGTNFPILLAQEAMGLFTKTSSLFPDTNTATYSEPATYGSKVSMRLVSHPTYAPDTSLSGLTPYAVRRPESFTESTEPSISRKADAPTTDHYRFILHSTLVMTGSQSNIGSTEESTGSPASAISDVPGTVPNIFNSDPTWIMKGFDRFTVSTGKSTGATVSPVTDKSDAIPRRFTSDAPSIESSSGSTIFQTTLALLKSVPSKPAEEFTLMGRVMESYTLTLADGVKGSVAVTGLTTHSSVEGETSSFSKNRDNTRQVGSDSASRGEDNTSNHSYHVQKEDSSQSIPESISPADTSVFISTTSLEMNRARMPTEIPDIPLASSLSFLARYQTLVYSLVFLAAVLCVGTAVIYIKSMALGGKVAKEMVQGVLYSQQRYEAINYSVDI; encoded by the exons ATGTGTAAGGGTTTTACAAAAGAATTACCCCTGAGGCTGTTGAAGAGCTACAAGAAAACAGACCCATCCTGTCCCAAGTCTGTTATCAT ATTTGTTACTAAAAAGTCCAGGGAGATTTGTGCAAATCCAGAGGACAGCTGGGTGAAGGAGAGAGTCAGGGAACTTGACCAAAAGAATGCCCCTCCAACTCTTTCACCTTCAAATCCCATCAGTTTTGTATCAGCACAAGAAAAGGCAGGCATATTTCAGAGAGTTATTGGAGGTGTCATGTCCTCTGCAACACAAACCAGTGGCCCAGGCTGTGTCACCAGGCCCATGGATTCTCCTAGTCACACAGCTGGCGTAACACTTTCAGAGGCAGTAAATGTTTCTACTGTAAGGGCAGAGGGTACAAATTTTCCCATATTGCTTGCACAAgaagctatggggctctttacaAAAActtcctctttgtttccagatacTAACACTGCTACATACTCTGAGCCTGCTACATATGGCAGCAAGGTTTCCATGAGACTTGTTTCACATCCAACATATGCACCAGACACCAGCCTCAGTGGACTGACTCCATATGCTGTGAGAAGGCCTGAGAGTTTTACAGAATCCACAGAACCTTCTATAAGTAGAAAAGCTGATGCGCCAACCACTGACCATTACAGATTTATTTTACATTCTACACTGGTCATGACAGGATCTCAGAGCAATATAGGATCTACAGAAGAATCCACAGGATCTCCTGCAAGTGCAATATCTGATGTGCCAGGCACTGTTCCCAATATATTTAATTCTGATCCTACGTGGATCATGAAAGGGTTTGACAGGTTCACAGTATCAACAGGTAAATCCACAGGAGCTACAGTAAGTCCAGTAACTGACAAATCAGATGCTATTCCTAGAAGATTTACTTCAGATGCCCCATCCATTGAAAGCAGTTCTGGGAGTACCATATTCCAGACAACACTTGCCCTACTAAAATCTGTTCCCAGCAAGCCTGCTGAAGAGTTTACATTGATGGGAAGAGTGATGGAGAGCTACACTCTGACACTTGCAGATGGTGTGAAAGGAAGTGTTGCTGTCACAGGACTCACTACACACTCCTCTGTTGAAGGAGAAACTAGTTCATTCAGTAAGAACAGAGATAATACAAGACAGGTTGGTAGTGACTCTGCTTCCAGGGGTGAAGATAACACCTCTAACCATTCATATCATGTACAAAAGGAAGATTCTTCTCAGTCCATTCCTGAATCCATTTCACCAGCAGACACTTCAGTCTTTATCAGCACAACATCCCTAGAAATGAACCGAGCCAGGATGCCTACAGAAATACCAGATATACCATTGGCATCTTCGCTCAGCTTTCTGGCTCGATACCAAACCCTTGTCTACAGTCTGGTTTTCTTGGCAGCTGTTCTGTGTGTTGGCACTGCAGTCATATACATAAAGTCAATGGCCCTTGGTGGAAAAGTAGCTAAAGAAATGGTACAAGGCGTGCTTTATAGTCAGCAACGCTATGAAGCTATTAACTATTCAGTGGACATCTGA